A region of Roseobacter litoralis Och 149 DNA encodes the following proteins:
- the uvrB gene encoding excinuclease ABC subunit UvrB, translated as MPYAHSDTTEAVLANAAPDVRARPKLEGGKAFKLATEFEPAGDQPTAIKELAAGVRNGDRDQVLLGATGTGKTFTMAKVIEETQRPAIILAPNKTLAAQLYGEFKGFFPENAVEYFVSFYDYYQPEAYVARSDTYIEKESQINEQIDRMRHSATRALLERDDVIIVASVSCIYGIGSVETYGAMTQDLKTGQMYDQRQVMADLVAQQYRRNDQSFQRGSFRVRGDSLEIFPAHLEDRAWKLSFFGEELEAITEFDPLTGEKTDTFEQIRVYANSHYVTPKPTMNQAIIGIKKELRTRLDQLVGDGKLLEAQRLEQRTNFDLEMLEATGVCNGIENYSRYLTGRAPGEPPPTLFEFIPDNAIVFADESHVSVPQIGGMYKGDYRRKFTLAEHGFRLPSCMDNRPLKFEEWDAMRPQSVFVSATPAAWEIEQTGGVFTEQIIRPTGLIDPEIEIRPVEMQVDDLLDEVRKVAADGFRTLVTTLTKRMAEDLTEYMHEQGIRVRYMHSDIDTLERIEILRDLRLGAFDVLIGINLLREGLDIPECGLVAILDADKEGFLRSETSLIQTTGRAARNAEGRVIMYADRITGSMERAIGETDRRRAKQVAYNEKHGITPTTVKKNVEDILAGLYKGDTDQSRVTAKIDKQMAGGNLQTVLDGLRTDMRKAAENLEFEEAARLRDEVKRLEAVDLAIADDPMARQYAVEKAVEDSAKSSGRSTLGRGGMRGGVKRKRGR; from the coding sequence ATGCCCTACGCACATTCCGACACCACCGAGGCCGTTTTAGCCAACGCCGCACCCGATGTGCGCGCCCGTCCGAAACTGGAAGGCGGCAAGGCGTTCAAGCTCGCGACCGAATTCGAACCCGCAGGCGACCAGCCCACCGCCATCAAGGAACTCGCCGCAGGTGTGCGCAATGGCGATCGGGATCAGGTGCTTTTGGGGGCGACCGGCACCGGCAAGACCTTTACCATGGCCAAGGTCATCGAAGAAACGCAGCGCCCCGCGATCATTCTGGCTCCCAACAAAACATTGGCCGCCCAGCTTTATGGCGAATTCAAAGGGTTCTTTCCCGAGAATGCCGTGGAGTATTTCGTCAGTTTCTACGACTATTATCAGCCCGAAGCCTATGTGGCCCGCTCTGACACCTACATTGAAAAAGAAAGCCAGATCAACGAACAGATCGACCGCATGCGCCACTCTGCCACCCGTGCGCTGCTCGAACGCGACGATGTGATCATCGTGGCCTCAGTCTCCTGCATCTACGGCATCGGATCGGTGGAAACCTACGGCGCGATGACGCAGGATCTCAAGACCGGACAGATGTATGACCAGCGACAGGTCATGGCCGATCTGGTGGCGCAGCAATACCGCCGCAACGATCAGTCCTTTCAGCGCGGCAGCTTCCGGGTGCGCGGCGACAGCCTCGAAATCTTCCCCGCCCACCTTGAAGACCGCGCATGGAAGTTGTCTTTTTTCGGCGAAGAACTCGAAGCTATCACCGAATTTGACCCGCTGACCGGTGAAAAAACCGATACATTCGAGCAAATCCGCGTTTATGCCAACAGCCACTATGTGACGCCGAAACCAACGATGAATCAGGCGATCATCGGCATCAAGAAAGAGCTGCGCACCCGGCTGGATCAACTCGTGGGCGATGGTAAACTGCTCGAAGCGCAGCGGCTGGAACAGCGCACGAATTTTGACCTTGAGATGCTGGAGGCGACCGGCGTCTGCAACGGGATCGAAAACTATTCCCGCTATCTGACCGGCCGCGCACCGGGGGAGCCACCCCCCACGCTGTTCGAATTCATCCCCGACAACGCCATCGTCTTTGCGGACGAATCCCACGTCTCCGTGCCGCAGATCGGCGGCATGTACAAAGGCGACTACCGGCGCAAATTCACGCTGGCCGAACACGGGTTCCGCCTGCCCTCCTGCATGGACAACCGCCCCCTCAAGTTTGAGGAATGGGATGCGATGCGCCCGCAGTCGGTCTTTGTCTCGGCCACCCCCGCGGCTTGGGAAATCGAACAGACGGGCGGTGTATTCACCGAACAGATCATCCGCCCCACCGGCCTCATCGACCCGGAAATCGAAATCCGCCCTGTCGAGATGCAGGTGGACGATCTGCTGGATGAGGTGCGCAAAGTGGCCGCCGATGGCTTCCGCACGCTGGTCACGACGCTGACCAAACGCATGGCCGAAGACCTCACCGAATATATGCACGAACAGGGCATCCGCGTGCGTTATATGCACTCGGATATCGACACGCTTGAGCGGATCGAGATTCTGCGCGATTTGCGCCTTGGCGCCTTTGACGTGCTGATCGGGATCAACCTGCTGCGCGAGGGGCTGGATATCCCCGAATGTGGTCTGGTTGCGATTTTGGATGCAGATAAAGAAGGCTTCCTGCGCTCTGAAACCTCGCTGATCCAGACCACGGGGCGCGCAGCGCGTAACGCCGAAGGGCGCGTGATCATGTACGCCGACCGCATCACCGGCTCGATGGAGCGCGCCATCGGAGAGACCGACCGCCGCCGCGCCAAACAGGTCGCCTATAACGAAAAACACGGGATCACGCCCACGACGGTGAAAAAGAACGTCGAGGATATTCTCGCCGGGCTCTACAAAGGCGACACGGACCAGTCCCGCGTCACCGCCAAGATCGACAAACAGATGGCCGGTGGAAATCTGCAAACGGTGCTGGACGGTTTGCGCACAGATATGCGCAAGGCCGCCGAAAACCTCGAGTTCGAAGAGGCCGCCCGTCTGCGCGACGAAGTCAAACGCCTCGAAGCCGTCGACCTCGCCATCGCCGACGACCCCATGGCGCGTCAGTATGCGGTCGAGAAAGCCGTGGAAGACAGCGCCAAATCCTCAGGCCGCAGCACGCTGGGCCGCGGCGGCATGCGTGGTGGGGTGAAGCGGAAGCGAGGGCGGTGA
- a CDS encoding abortive infection family protein, whose amino-acid sequence MAKLKHYQTEQLKKWFCPEPGYVLDFSNKTFSEFFEDHFETNVYADAFSEHGTSKFNRLKAFIELSPPHIAIELLNLLWQRLNSERDEHIEEAQFKSLNDVWTVDPEYVAALIENAALEDKPFRKLIDELASLPSHNAVPHLQQATLEWTLDTVDLEISRAIANLENDPEAAITAASSMIESLCRSILIARDRPLPKQLDIKNLYKEVREPLGLSPKKEGINSEIENDVRAILGALGNVVQGVGALRTHAGTAHGRERGFRRIDPRIGRLAVNGASTVALFLIETWQKRFPEDKLAKTVEKSV is encoded by the coding sequence TTGGCAAAATTAAAGCACTACCAAACCGAACAACTTAAAAAATGGTTCTGTCCAGAGCCAGGTTATGTACTGGATTTCTCCAACAAAACATTTTCTGAGTTTTTCGAAGACCACTTTGAAACGAACGTTTACGCGGATGCGTTCAGCGAACACGGCACATCGAAGTTCAACAGGCTGAAAGCATTTATTGAGCTATCGCCTCCTCACATAGCAATCGAACTACTAAATCTTCTTTGGCAGCGACTTAATTCAGAAAGAGACGAGCATATTGAAGAGGCACAATTCAAGAGCCTAAATGACGTTTGGACAGTGGATCCCGAGTATGTAGCGGCTCTGATAGAGAACGCTGCTCTTGAAGACAAACCATTTCGAAAGCTAATTGACGAACTTGCGTCGTTACCAAGTCACAATGCGGTTCCGCATCTTCAGCAAGCCACGTTGGAATGGACACTTGATACAGTCGATTTGGAAATCTCTAGAGCCATAGCCAACCTTGAAAATGATCCTGAGGCGGCGATTACTGCGGCAAGTTCGATGATAGAGAGCCTTTGCAGATCAATACTAATTGCACGGGACAGACCATTACCCAAGCAATTGGACATCAAAAACCTTTATAAAGAGGTACGCGAACCGCTTGGGCTTTCGCCCAAGAAGGAGGGCATCAACTCTGAAATTGAGAACGATGTGAGAGCAATTTTAGGCGCACTTGGCAATGTAGTGCAGGGTGTAGGCGCCCTTCGGACCCATGCAGGAACAGCTCATGGAAGGGAACGCGGTTTCCGAAGAATCGATCCGAGAATAGGCCGATTGGCAGTGAACGGAGCATCGACAGTGGCATTATTCTTGATTGAAACATGGCAAAAAAGGTTTCCCGAAGACAAACTTGCAAAAACGGTCGAGAAAAGCGTCTGA
- a CDS encoding EamA family transporter: MTQLAFGYGFIIFTALIVIIGDSVIKVAADAGHTISSSYVVIGVVLYGVSAVLWFFAMQHITLVQAGVAYSMLTLVALAIIGALWFNEPLHLREYAGLACALLAMVLMSRIA, translated from the coding sequence ATGACCCAACTCGCTTTTGGCTACGGCTTTATCATTTTCACCGCTCTCATCGTCATTATCGGCGACAGCGTCATCAAGGTGGCGGCGGATGCGGGGCACACGATTTCCTCCTCTTACGTAGTGATCGGCGTCGTGCTCTATGGCGTCTCGGCGGTTCTGTGGTTTTTCGCCATGCAGCACATCACGCTGGTGCAGGCCGGGGTCGCTTATTCGATGCTGACCCTCGTCGCGCTCGCTATCATCGGCGCGCTTTGGTTCAACGAGCCGCTGCATCTGCGCGAATACGCAGGTCTCGCCTGCGCGTTGCTCGCCATGGTGCTGATGAGCCGCATCGCCTGA
- a CDS encoding HugZ family protein — MSKRDPFRPVDAEARALARNLIDHATFAALAVTEQGHPSVSRIAFATDPDGAPLSLISDLSSHTTALEAQPDCALLVGEPSDRGDPLTHPRLTLHATACFIPRDSAAHPALRAHYLAQRPKAKLYIDFADFRLVRFDVRLALLNGGFGRAYKLTAEDLNATP; from the coding sequence ATGAGCAAACGCGACCCCTTCCGCCCTGTTGACGCCGAGGCCCGCGCGCTGGCGCGCAATCTGATCGACCATGCCACTTTTGCAGCCCTCGCCGTCACCGAACAGGGACACCCCAGCGTGAGCCGCATTGCCTTTGCCACCGACCCCGATGGCGCGCCGCTGTCGCTGATCTCGGACCTGTCCTCGCACACCACAGCGCTGGAGGCACAACCCGACTGTGCCCTGCTTGTGGGCGAACCATCTGACCGGGGCGATCCGCTGACCCATCCACGCCTGACGCTGCACGCGACGGCATGTTTCATCCCCCGCGACAGCGCCGCACACCCGGCCCTGCGCGCGCATTATCTGGCGCAGCGCCCCAAGGCGAAACTCTATATTGATTTCGCTGATTTCCGGCTGGTTCGCTTTGACGTCCGCCTCGCCCTGCTGAATGGTGGATTTGGGCGCGCGTATAAACTGACGGCAGAGGACCTCAACGCCACGCCTTGA
- a CDS encoding zf-TFIIB domain-containing protein, whose translation MKCPVDGTTLVITDRSGVEIDYCPQCRGVWLDRGELDKILDRSAPPAAPAPSRGYDDRGGYKKKKRGGFLDELFDF comes from the coding sequence ATGAAATGCCCTGTTGATGGAACGACCCTTGTGATCACCGACCGCAGCGGTGTTGAAATTGATTATTGCCCTCAATGTCGCGGCGTCTGGCTGGACCGTGGCGAACTCGACAAGATCCTCGACCGGAGCGCCCCACCAGCTGCCCCAGCCCCATCGCGTGGTTACGACGACCGTGGCGGCTATAAAAAGAAAAAACGCGGTGGTTTTCTAGACGAGCTGTTCGATTTCTAA
- a CDS encoding DUF4864 domain-containing protein: MRAIVLGVVFSVLAAFGAVASPKDMRDVIDNQLSAFQQDDFAQAMEYASPGLQRYFATPENFRRMVTQGYPMVWRPDTVEYLENRTEDGIHWQRVRIKDMEGKVHILDYRMLETENGWRINGVQILDAADFIT; the protein is encoded by the coding sequence ATGCGTGCAATTGTTTTAGGCGTTGTGTTCTCGGTTCTGGCCGCCTTTGGCGCGGTGGCGAGCCCCAAGGACATGCGCGATGTGATCGACAACCAACTGTCGGCCTTTCAGCAAGATGACTTTGCGCAGGCGATGGAATACGCCAGCCCCGGTTTGCAACGCTATTTCGCCACGCCTGAGAATTTCAGGCGCATGGTGACGCAGGGCTATCCGATGGTCTGGCGGCCCGACACGGTGGAGTATCTGGAAAACCGTACTGAGGACGGCATCCATTGGCAGCGGGTTCGGATCAAGGACATGGAAGGCAAGGTGCATATCCTTGATTACCGCATGCTCGAAACTGAAAACGGCTGGCGTATCAATGGGGTGCAGATTCTGGATGCGGCCGATTTCATCACCTGA
- a CDS encoding lysine--tRNA ligase gives MSDTRTAAMTSKAWPFEEARRVLKRYEKNAPEKGYVLFETGYGPSGLPHIGTFGEVARTSMVMRAFQEISDIPTKLICFSDDLDGMRKVPGNVPNPEALTAHLQRPLTSVPDPFGTHSSFGEHNNAMLRRFLDTFGFEYEFISATEFYNTGQFDEVLLRAAAKYDEIMAVMLKSLREERRQTYSIFLPIHPESGRVMYVPMKEVNAQAGTITFETEDGEEMTLPVTGGAVKLQWKPDFGARWAALGVDFEMYGKDHSTNTPIYDKICRILGQRPPEHFTYELFLDENGQKISKSSGNGVSIDEWLTYASTESLSYFMYQKPKTAKRMYFDVIPKAVDEYHQQLRAYAGQDITQRLNNPVWHIHGGDVPTSNMLVPFSMLLNLASVSSAQDKSQLWGFIQRYAPETNPENNPDMDAAAGFAVRYFNDFVKPKKVYRAASDLEREALEDLRDQLKAYDGPVDDEALQSIVYACGRERFDPLRGWFTALYEVLLGASQGPRFGGFIALYGVQETVALIDAALAGELLSDD, from the coding sequence ATGTCCGACACCCGTACCGCCGCGATGACGAGCAAAGCATGGCCCTTTGAAGAAGCGCGCCGCGTGCTCAAGCGATACGAAAAGAACGCGCCGGAAAAAGGCTATGTCCTGTTCGAAACGGGCTATGGCCCTTCCGGGTTGCCGCATATCGGGACCTTTGGCGAGGTGGCGCGCACCTCGATGGTGATGCGGGCGTTTCAGGAAATCTCGGATATTCCGACCAAGCTGATCTGCTTTTCGGATGATCTGGACGGGATGCGCAAAGTGCCGGGCAATGTGCCCAACCCCGAAGCGCTGACGGCGCATTTGCAACGCCCGCTGACCAGCGTGCCGGACCCGTTCGGGACGCATTCCAGTTTTGGGGAGCATAACAACGCCATGCTGCGCCGGTTTCTGGATACTTTTGGGTTCGAGTATGAATTCATTTCCGCGACCGAGTTCTATAACACCGGGCAGTTTGATGAAGTCTTGCTGCGCGCGGCTGCCAAATACGATGAAATCATGGCGGTCATGCTGAAATCCCTGCGCGAGGAGCGGCGCCAGACCTATTCGATTTTCCTGCCGATCCATCCCGAGAGCGGTCGCGTGATGTATGTCCCGATGAAAGAGGTCAACGCGCAGGCGGGCACGATCACCTTTGAGACCGAAGATGGTGAAGAGATGACCCTGCCGGTGACCGGTGGTGCGGTCAAATTGCAGTGGAAGCCAGACTTTGGCGCACGTTGGGCGGCGCTTGGCGTGGATTTCGAGATGTATGGCAAGGACCATTCCACCAATACGCCGATTTATGACAAGATTTGCCGTATCTTGGGCCAGCGCCCGCCTGAGCATTTCACCTATGAGTTGTTTCTGGACGAAAACGGGCAAAAAATTTCCAAATCGTCTGGCAATGGGGTGAGCATTGATGAATGGCTGACCTATGCCAGCACCGAGAGCTTGTCGTATTTCATGTACCAAAAGCCGAAGACGGCGAAGCGCATGTATTTCGACGTGATCCCGAAAGCTGTCGACGAATATCACCAGCAGCTGCGCGCCTATGCCGGTCAGGACATTACCCAGCGCTTGAACAACCCGGTGTGGCATATCCATGGGGGCGATGTGCCGACATCCAACATGCTGGTGCCATTCTCCATGCTGCTCAATCTGGCGAGCGTGTCTTCGGCGCAGGATAAATCGCAGCTTTGGGGGTTCATCCAGCGCTATGCGCCTGAAACCAATCCGGAAAACAATCCTGATATGGATGCAGCGGCAGGTTTCGCCGTGCGGTATTTCAACGATTTCGTGAAGCCGAAGAAAGTCTATCGCGCGGCCAGTGATCTGGAGCGTGAGGCGCTGGAAGACCTGCGTGATCAGCTCAAAGCCTATGACGGTCCGGTGGATGATGAGGCGTTGCAATCCATCGTTTATGCCTGCGGGCGCGAGCGGTTTGATCCCTTGCGCGGATGGTTCACGGCCCTTTATGAGGTGCTGCTGGGCGCGTCGCAGGGGCCGCGTTTTGGTGGCTTCATCGCCCTTTACGGGGTGCAGGAAACGGTCGCTCTGATTGATGCTGCCCTTGCCGGTGAATTGCTGAGCGACGACTGA
- a CDS encoding tellurite resistance TerB family protein: MIAVSASDEDMRTAELVKIQAAVQLLPIFSDYDPDRITHVTQVVFDLLEQEDGLDALFGLMREGLPERLYETAYALACDVAAADGKLGETELRLLEEVRYELALDRLHAAAIERGARARHLT; the protein is encoded by the coding sequence ATGATCGCTGTTTCCGCCTCTGACGAAGACATGCGCACCGCAGAACTCGTGAAAATTCAGGCTGCTGTGCAGCTGCTGCCGATCTTTTCCGACTACGACCCGGATCGGATCACTCATGTAACCCAGGTGGTCTTTGATCTGCTGGAACAGGAAGACGGTCTGGATGCGCTCTTTGGTCTCATGCGCGAAGGGCTGCCCGAACGTCTTTATGAAACGGCCTACGCTCTGGCCTGCGATGTGGCGGCCGCAGATGGCAAGCTGGGCGAAACCGAACTGCGCCTTCTCGAAGAGGTGCGCTACGAACTCGCGCTGGACCGGTTGCATGCTGCCGCCATCGAACGCGGGGCCCGGGCGCGCCATCTGACCTGA
- the dacB gene encoding D-alanyl-D-alanine carboxypeptidase/D-alanyl-D-alanine endopeptidase produces MKKKPSLSFTRRAVVQALMATIATPLAAGAPLVSVRPPKGRGLLRPPGPEALVKKARLSGDVAFAVADAKTGEILEARTPELGIAPASVTKAITALYALDTLGAAHRFKTRVIATGGVTDGVVRGDLVLVGGSDPTTDTRAFAALAAQLKEAGIREVKGDFRVYEGPVATVRSIDPEQPDHVGYSPAVAGIALNFNRVHFEWKRAGGKYTVTMDARAGRYRPEVDIARMKVVQRRAPIYTYEEANGRDNWTVASGALGSGGSRWLPVRRPGLYAGEVFATLARSHGIVLPAAKMQKAAPEGTVLAEIESKPLSDVLRAMLKYSNNLTAEMIGMAATQARTGQARSLAASAREMNAWAKDVLNMQSPAFVDHSGLGGDSRVSAQDMVRGLGAIGHAALLRPLLKPVKLLDSQGRLVNEHPVQADAKTGTLNFVSGLGGYVTTPEGRELVFAIFVADEGIRAGITRAQRERPPGGRSYATRARRLQRQLIMRWGAVYDSAA; encoded by the coding sequence ATGAAAAAGAAACCTTCCTTGAGCTTTACGCGGCGCGCTGTGGTGCAGGCGTTGATGGCGACGATTGCGACACCTCTGGCTGCCGGTGCGCCGCTGGTGTCTGTGCGTCCACCGAAAGGCCGTGGCCTGCTGCGCCCGCCGGGTCCAGAGGCGCTGGTGAAAAAGGCGCGGCTGTCCGGCGATGTGGCCTTTGCGGTTGCGGATGCCAAAACCGGTGAAATTCTTGAGGCGCGCACCCCCGAACTGGGTATCGCGCCTGCCAGCGTGACTAAGGCGATCACGGCGCTTTATGCACTGGACACATTGGGGGCCGCGCACCGGTTCAAGACCCGCGTGATTGCGACGGGCGGCGTGACGGATGGTGTGGTCCGGGGTGATCTGGTTCTTGTGGGCGGGAGCGATCCGACCACAGATACGCGCGCCTTTGCAGCGCTGGCCGCGCAGTTGAAAGAGGCGGGCATTCGCGAGGTCAAAGGGGATTTCCGTGTCTACGAAGGGCCCGTTGCCACGGTGCGTTCCATTGATCCTGAGCAGCCGGATCATGTGGGTTATAGCCCGGCAGTGGCCGGTATCGCGCTCAATTTCAACCGTGTCCATTTCGAGTGGAAACGGGCGGGCGGCAAATACACGGTGACGATGGATGCGCGGGCAGGGCGCTACCGCCCCGAGGTGGACATCGCCCGTATGAAGGTCGTGCAACGGCGCGCGCCGATTTACACTTATGAGGAAGCGAACGGCCGCGATAACTGGACCGTCGCAAGCGGCGCCTTGGGGTCGGGCGGGTCACGCTGGCTGCCGGTGCGGCGTCCGGGGCTTTATGCGGGCGAGGTGTTTGCAACGCTCGCCCGGTCGCATGGGATCGTTCTGCCCGCGGCCAAAATGCAAAAAGCGGCACCCGAAGGGACCGTTCTGGCCGAGATTGAAAGTAAGCCGCTCAGTGATGTGTTGCGCGCGATGCTAAAGTATTCAAACAACCTGACCGCCGAAATGATCGGGATGGCGGCGACGCAGGCGCGGACAGGGCAGGCGCGCAGCCTTGCGGCGTCGGCGCGCGAGATGAATGCATGGGCAAAGGATGTGCTGAACATGCAAAGCCCGGCCTTTGTTGATCACTCAGGACTGGGTGGCGACAGCCGGGTCAGCGCGCAGGATATGGTGCGCGGCCTCGGTGCCATTGGTCACGCGGCCTTGCTGCGTCCGCTGCTCAAGCCGGTGAAACTCTTGGATTCGCAGGGGCGTCTGGTCAATGAGCACCCAGTGCAGGCGGATGCCAAGACCGGGACGCTGAATTTTGTTTCGGGTCTGGGAGGGTATGTCACAACACCCGAGGGACGCGAATTGGTTTTTGCCATTTTTGTCGCCGACGAAGGTATCCGGGCGGGCATCACCCGCGCGCAGCGCGAGCGTCCACCCGGCGGGCGCAGCTATGCCACACGGGCGCGCCGTCTGCAGCGGCAGTTGATCATGCGGTGGGGGGCGGTTTACGATTCGGCGGCGTAG